actatgattttttttaatcaactttaGAGTGTAATTGCAGGCCAGAACCTGCGTATTTCTGATTTTACTCTAGTTTTTATCAATCATGAAATTACATTTGACCAGACAACTTGACCAAGGCGTGGCATTATCACTATTATTATAGGTAAAAAATAAACCTACATCTATTTTCATCATCCATTATCACGTTGTGTATACAATCACCTATCTGCGAGGATAGTTCCAAAACATGCCACAAGAGGGCATGCGGAGTTTGAATCACAACAACGGTTAAATATCCCTGATCGCAGGTGTGCAGCACAAAAttgggcatctgtgtttgcagtTATGGAACTATAATTATAATTGCGGAATGAATTTAGACATGCATGAGTCGGAAACGTAACGAGATCGCGTCCTAACACTGcaaacattaaaatatatatatatttaaatgttagTTGTATTTGGTTCACGTCTGAAATGTTTGAATGAATTCTGATCCAAACATACACAATTTTCCGTCTTTATCAAAAACGCACAAAAAACATTAATGGTGTTTTGTTTGCCAAACGTCAACTTActttgagcagtttcactgtatATTTTCCGGATATCTTTGAAAAGCTGTTCGGCCACTGCAGGCAACACAGCAGGCATTTTTTCCTCAGGATGTTTAAGGAAGTGCTCAAACGCAAACCAGCCAATCAGGAGTGTTCTGTAGTCAAATACTTCCGGCTACATGTGACGTCATTTTTtgcttgcattaaaaaaataaacaattttattgGGAAGTtgcttaaaacaaaattatgaaacCGAATTTTGTAATGGATTGACAACTTTCTGCCATTGACGTGTTCGCTTTCCATTTGTAGAACATAAAAATTTATATTTCAACATCATTAGGTCGTTTTTCAGTGGTGGATAAAAGAGCCACTTTATTAATTATTCTGAAATTTTGTAGTAGGCAACTATGTATAAGACATTCTGCCACACAGAAATTGCatttcaacattaaaaaaatgaagttttcaagtttgatttcaaaaggaagaaaaagtgGGCTTTTAgccctaaaataaaataattttccagctTCAAGTAGTCTTTCGAGTCAAATTCAAGTAACTAAACATTTTCTGCCAATGCCATTGTAAACaatcattcattaaaaatggaCACAAAACAATCTATGGAAActgttataaaataaacaccAACTTTATCAAAACATCACATCACAAGAAGGAACTGAGTAAACCGAATTGGaaggtaaaattaaaatctaaaggTTTGCAAGTGTATTTTATTCCCCAATTTACCTTCATGGAAACAGAATTACCACAGCGTGGAATTCTAATGATAACATTGTACCATGTACTCACAACTACAGTGATTAAGCAACGATCGCAAAATGTTCTGTGAGTAGAAAGAACATCAAATATGGCCAGATTACTTTTGAATACATCAACAGACAGCGGGTAGTATTCCTGTTATTGATGGCTatgaagcaaaaaaatgcaataacaaaACAACCGCCATCCACCCCTCCAAAGTTGCCTATTGTTTGGTAAAAGTGGGTCAATCTGGAAAGATAGTCAACAGTTTCAATTGTTGCATAAAAGTATTAAAAATGGTATCAGGGAAGTAAATACAAATATCAAATACCAAGGAAGAATATCTCTGAATTTGTTAAAGCTGCCTTTTTTAATCTCAAGCCATGAGGCCTGGTAAATCATCAAAGGGGGAGGAAGAGTGCAATACACAATTAAGACAGACttaaattgacattttagggAAGACCAAAACTGTTTCAAGGTTGAGCAGTGCACTGCAACGTGTATATGGACAACAAGAACTTGCCCGTTTGAGGTGTGCGTGGTGGGGGAGGAGCCTGGGAAAGACCACCTGTGGCGTTTTTGATTAGCACTGAAAGTGGATCAATTATAAAGCGAcattaaaataagaaataatcacgttaagaaaaaacacagcaaaatggttattctatttacatacaatgactttttttttcatgaattataGCTTTGCAGAAATGAAGACACTTTGTACATTTCAGATTCACTATATCACAAGTCACCGCCTCAATCGGGTTTGAATTCCTCTCGAGACCGGAACGAGCGGTTCCGAACCAAAGAGCGGGTCTCGTTCCGGAGAGCCCAGTCTGTCGCCGTGTCGTGTATGCTTAGCTTACAGCTAGGGGGCGCCGTAGCACCGGAAAGGAATTGGACGCCGCCCTGTCGACTTGGACACGTTGGGAGCGGGTGGAAGAAATGCAGCTCTCTCGGCTCTCTGTTCATCCCCTCTCTCGCGGCGGGCTCAGTCGTCGCTGTCCGACAGGGCCTCGTATTGCTCCGACAGCAGAGATTGCCACACGCGCTGCTGGCCCGTTGGAGCTCCGGCAGGAAGCGACTGCTGctgcggcggaggcggcggttGCGGTTGCTGCTGCTGGCTCTGTACCGAAGGGGACGATACGGAGGTGGGTGGCGTGGTGCTCATTATGCGCATGGTCAGTGGGTTGTAAGGGAACTGCATGGAGCCtggaaagaaatttaaaaagctaTGTTAAGCATGCActaaaccgtgaccggacgtttggtcgcccggacccaaacaaccggcgaccaaacgtccggcgaccaaaaatccggcgacaaaacaaggtaaaacaacacggtctacgcatcaataaaagccaacaatggccctgagtggacatgtgagtgtataagagtttgtatgtacatgcgttgtccctttaagaagcgacgtcagtcagggtcttaacaagttctccaacaaaacacaataaaagtacgggaaatttggagcttttctttagcctaataattactgggGCATTAAGtattactaaataataatttgcagtttgtatttagggaatttgagcaacaattttaaatggtaattatcaataaccttccgggcgaccaaacgtccgagtaccgcactAAACTACCCAAATCCCTCTTTTTGAATAGGAATGGTCGACCAACCTGCAGATGAGGGTCTGTCATCCCAACTCCATTGGGACTGGGCTTGTGCTTGTCTGTGATAGTCTCCCTCGGAGTGAACCGATGACACCGATGAGGGGCGATCGCCTCCCGAGTAGGTCTGACCCAGGTTTGGAGATTTGGATTTACGGTTGCTGACTTTGCCCTGCTTCTGCTTCACTGTGGGTGTGGTAAATAAGCAACGTTAACATTTGAAGTCATGAAAGTGTGCACCGCACACTAGGAAATGCATTTCTGCCAGAATATAAAATGAAGGTGCCCGTTTTATATGTAATACTTGAATGTATTCAACCAGCCAATTGTTTAATTATTaacagaatgtttttttcccaattgttaAGTTCTATCCATGTAAAATAATGTTGTAATGTTACAATAATTTAactggcaatagacgtccaacccatttaaagtgggagagcaggcagaaatgaaacaaatgttAATCCGCTGCCACCCTACTAGTTCAAAAGAATTCTACCATTTCAAGAGTTGACTTTTTAAGAGGCACGTGTTTTGGGTGCCTACCTATGCTGGGTGACGGATTAGACTCCTGCCGGATGTCGGTGTTCGTGTTGGAGGTGTTGCCGATGGCACCTTGGTGCTCCTCCGCTCTGTCCTCCAAGTTACCCATTAAGGCTTTACGGATTATGTCTTCAAGGCCCAGATTACTGGCTGGGTCACTGAAGGAGTGGTTCCGAGGGTTAATGCTGCCTAGAGAGGGCAAGACAACACACCAAGACACATCATTTTGAGCCAAGTTCCCATCCACCACATAGACATTATTGGCCGTTTTTGACGGCGCCACAACTTACCAGAGCTTGTAACAGCAGGCAAATTGAAAATCTCTGTCCCTGGTTGAGCatttcctacaaaaaaaaatattgagctGTTGAAAATCACAAAATGCGATCTCCGAGTAACTACAGGGTTAAGGATCTTGAAAATGAGACTAGACAGAGGGATAGGGTTGATGACGCACGTAAACGACCTTGAGTGCATGCATTATAGTTTAAgccaaaagaaagaaagaaagaaagcccCACTTACCAACATCAGAATCACCAACACCAGAGGTGGAGTTCAACTTACGAAAGATCTCTTGCTTTTTGGATTTCACCATGGGTGAGGTGTTCTCTAATTTGGTGAAGAAGGAGGGCAGATAACTGACGCTGCCCGGGGACCGTGAGTCATTCCTTCAATTCAACAAAAAGATCGTCCACATTCAAAAGTAGCAACAATATTCATTAcgaaaacaaaccaaaatacaTGCGCAATGACAAGTGAAATCAACTACACACAAACAGGActatttaggatcaaatttccTTATCAAACTTTCTTTTAGATGGATTGGTGTCCAAAATATGGTctgttatcattttaaaatcacttGCGATAGTATTTCATAGCGCCTTCAAAGTCGCGCacttagtaataaaaaaatacctgaTCTCGGAGCTGTCAACTTCTCGCCTTTGCGATACAGCCCCACCGCTCTCCTGTTTTTCCAAGCCTTGGTAGCTCTGTGGCGGTGAGATGGGTTCGTAGTTCTCCATCTGCCTCCCGCCTCTCTCCGGAGACTTACCAGGCCTGGACGGGAGAGAACGAGCGATAACTTTGTCTGGCCAAGATGATTGGACGATCGCGTCCTTACCTGGATCTGGCTTTGTCTGTGGCGTTCTCCGGGGAAACCCTGCTAGGGGGGCGGTGATGATGTGAGGCCTGGATTTGACTCTCGGGGCTGTAGCGACTGGGCGCCTTGGCTCGACTTGACGAAGACGCATGTGGCATCGCGTTCTGGAATGTGCTAGAGGCCGAGGACGAAACTGGGGGAGGCTCTTGATTTCGGGCAAAGTCCTGGGTTATGATATGCTGCGTAGCAAAAGGAGACCAGGCCAAAAAGCGGGTCACTTTTTATCTTGTTTATCCGGTTTCCAGCGCGTCAGAGGCATTTATATCTTACCGAAATATGGTCCGCCAAAGTCATGACCCGGTGCGTCTTGGGGATTTGGGAGTAACCGTCGGCCTGGGATGAGGGAGGCTGCTGGGAACTGGGCTGTGTTGGCTCCGCTGAAGACCGGTATCGACTCATGTCGTAAGCCCGCATGCCAGCTGCAACCAGGGTCCAAACATAAATGCGATGCCAGTCGGCCCGAGTTGGGTAATGCAAAATACGCCAATATTACCAACTGCACCCATACCTGCTATCTGTTGCCCTTCGTCCACTTTATCCTGCTGGGAATGTACTGGGGAGCTAGCAGGACTTATCGCTTCAATGGCACCTGCGCTAGGATTGTCATATCTATTTGACGACACTGGAGAAGAAATAAGAAAAACGTTTAGTCTACTAATAACTAAAATGAGTGTTATAGAGTTTTCAATGCATACGACAAACTGATATGTACTCACAACTATTTGAGGAGTCGGAGCTTTGAGAGCTTCGCTCTCGGGAGTCCTTTTCTGGGGCGATTTGTTGGGTGATGAGGACGTCAATGAAATTAGAAAGAACTATAGTGGTTTTTCCACGGGTCCGAAGCTCTTCTTCAATGCGGGACTTTGATGATTGAGCTCCTTTGTCTTTCCCCTCAGTGTACGCTGGGTGAGGTTTCCCACCTGGGAGTGCCATAGCACCATAAGGCACCGCTCGCCTGTCTGgctcctgctgctgctgctgctgctgttccGAGATTCCGGCGGCTCTCCGAGCTCCCGAAGACAATTCCTCATCGCGTTCGTCCCGTTTGTTCTCCTTTACTTTGGCCAAATCCACAGGTGGAGCAGATGCGGCAATATCCACCAAAGCAGCCAGCGCGTCCGCCGCAGTACTGTAGCGCGAGTTGCTTTGGGATGTTGATGTTGCGGCTGCTGCTGAATGCggcctaaaataaaaaaacatcaagaatATTTCTCAGAAACCTTTGAgtcacaatacaaaaaaaagtgttagcAACAATAAGTGACTCGTTTGTCCTAAAAAGCATCTAATCGCAATTAAAATAGATCAAAAGTATCAGTTCTGCAAGATATAAAGGCTTACTGTTTTTACCTACAATTTGGCAGATTTGTTTTCATGTCAAAGGGGAAAAATTAACTCACTgaaaaatgttttgacttgatttttttccagagCATTACTAAACCTATTGTTTCATTCTTCAGATACACTATGGCCAAGCCACTAGACGTCATTAAAAACAGTAAGAACAGTCTTTCTGTAATTCTCACAATAGCAAGCTaaatgtgcttatatatgtatgtgtatgtatgcatgcatgcatatatatgtatttttttttcagcaacatgttgatttatttatatatttattcatgtatttatttattaacttacttattacctatgtatttatgtctaaaatgcctttcctatttctgcatcctcaccctattgctactgtgacaacaaaatttcctgaatacgggatgaataaagttatccaatccaaatgctGTCCAAAAAAATTGTCAGAGGTGTGGTCATGCATCAAGATCAAATCAAGGTTGTCACTCTTACATAAGAGATGTGATGACACTTTTGCCCTGAAAGATGCTTGGTCGCTGCTGAACAACCACTTCCTGCGTCCTGAGCGAAGGGGAAGGAGAGTGCAGATAACCTTGGCTTGCTGGTCGGCCCGGTTGCTCAACAACACCTGATGCAAGAAAAAATGGCAAGTTAGCACCTGAGGGGAGACCTTGTCGACGTTCAAATTATGCCCGAGTCGATTGCAGCTCCTCGCTTACCAACTGGCACATACTCACCTCCCCGAATATAATCATTGGCCCTCTCTCTTTCCCGCTCCCGTATTTCTCGATCCCGCTGCTCTCTTTCCTTTTCCCTCTCCTTTTCCTGTTGCTCCCGGTCCCGTTCTCGCTCGCGCTCCACACTCGCAGCTGCAGCAGCTGCGGCAGCGAGATGGGCTTGATGACCTACAGTTGATAAAGAGACAGACATCACATGCAAGATTTACTCAATAAACCATAACAAGGCATTTGGGGGCAACATCTATTAAAGGTCATTTCATGCCCCTTGgtgcagacacacaaaaaaacacacgttGGTGCCTAATGTTTTTATCTAAATAACCAGGTAAGCATATTGAGGCTATATTcttaatttacaaaataaaccTTGGGAGGTGGGCACGCCATGAGAAGGGTCAAGATACACAAGACTTTAGCGAGGCAGTTAAGGGAACATGGCTTGTAGGCATTGGGGAGGGAATCCTCACCTGGCGATATGGAAGTTGGGTTGAAAGCCCTAGTAGTGAAAGGGGGCTGAGCTCCAGGCAGGTAGGCGATACGTTCCAAAGTGGGAGTACCTGTCCCCCCAGGGTGGGGCAAAAGGATAGTTGGAGGCATCTGCGCTAGATCAATGATCCCTTTTACAGACAGAAGCAAAGGGCCAATGGTCaacaataaaaatcattttttttcaatgtattagcactctatacacccatcaaaaccaccaccaccagtgCTCCCAAATGCCCGGTTTTGTCCATGTTAGGTAAGCAGGATCGCAACAAAGTTTGAAGGTGGTAAACCCCAAGGAGGCAACCAACCACTTGGAAAGTCTATCTAAATATGTCTGGGTCCTTTACTTCTGGACATCTGCAAAAGGTAGCCACTACACTACTTAACAGCGACACAGTATGCAAACAAGAGATCATCCCAACCAGGGTTTCTTCGACAGGTAAGAGACGGTAGCTGGTGGAGAGCCATACCTCGGGATCCGGCTGAGTACGGCATAGGAGCCTGCTGCTCCCGCGGGGAAACCCCGCGAGGCATGTCAGGCCGGGGGATGACTTGCATCTGCTGGGAAGTGATGTAATCGTTCAGGATGGTCTGCCTGGTGTTCTCCATGGTGTATAGTTGGTAGGTGTTGTGGTAAGCGGTAGGAGATGGTTGTCTGGGGAACATGAAGGCTGCAACACATAGGAAAGAGCCTTAACATCTACGAGAAATGGGTTTACGTActgcattacagtaatccctcgactatcgcagttaatgtagaccagacatggccgcaataatcgaaaaattgcgtagggtcacccctattataacttttttttcccttcagtgctgagtcttattagcaagagtggctttcgCTTACGAGTTTGGgcatgaattttcacatttttatgaactttaaagaaaaaataatgaacagtggaaaaaaatcgcTGCATAGttaattcgcgataatcgagggattactgtaattcatGTTCAAATTAggcacaatgctttttcatttggTGCTATTCTTCCAGATTTAGGATGAATTGAGCGCATAGTGTCCAATTACCAGGATCAATGACTCGGTGAAAAGCGAGACTGGGATCTAGATGTGGAGGAAGGTGGGCTCGGTACACTTCCCCGGGAACAACCTGCCGGTGGTGAGGGTCGAAGGGGCTGTGAGAAGCCCTGGGATCGCCACCCGACACGGGGGACTTGGCTGGGACACTATCCCGCTGCGTGGGCGTCAAGGAATTCTTCCTTTCGTGCACACCGGATTTTGCTCCTTTGGGGAAGGCATTTTTGAGAGCATTAAAAATGGTAACATATTtcaaacatttataaaaaaataagttatttcGAAGCGCATGGGAAATACCATCGGATGAACGCCCCAGCATGGGTGAACCTCTGGTCACAGAATTGGAGCTGTAGTTGACAGGGGTCCTACGGGCATTGGCGTCCTCGTACATGCTTGGGCTGAGCTGAGATTTAGCGGCTTCCTGGTGTGTCGAGCGCAGCACAGACGCGGTGGAGTTCACCACCGAGGTGTGGCGCACTGCCTTGCTCTCCTCGTACTTGCTTCGTTCCATTGCTTCGAGCTGGGGTAGGCTGTGGGCTAGTTTACTGGGACTGGTAATGAGGGACTTCACGTTGTGCTTGATCGTAGGTTGGTTCAGAGAGTGGATCTAGTAAAAGCACATGATTGTGAAGTAACGTCCAAGCAAGCGTGTTTAAACGTCGGCCAACGTGAACTTGACAATTCTTACAAAAATCACATTAAAGCAAATTGAATGACAGGATTAAACCAATTAGGCCTGGCTGGTGAGGCAATTCAATTGGGAATGCATCACAATCAACATTCTTGGCCACAACGAAATATGAGAAGTCAGAgagttatttttttaggcctAAAAAGAAGATAGAATTTGGAAAAGTCTAACCTGGGACATGGCGCCTTCGATGACCCTCCTGTCTGACAGGTCGGGAGTTTTTCTGAGGTCCTGACCCGACTGCTCCTGTCGAGGGATCTCATGAATGGAGCGCCCAGTCTCTTTAATGGTGTTAACTCCCTCGTAGGGCTTTCCTTTGCCAATTCCTCCATCAAAAGAGCGAATAGGTGGGCTCTCTCGTTTAATCTGTTTCCCGTATTTCAAAATGTCTTCGTATGTATCTGGAGCGGATCTCGGTGTTCCTACAAATGGGGAGCGAGGGtttcatttcttttgtaaaaagttGGGGGTGCAATTCATTTGTTACCTTGCATTATAGACCCGGtgattatttgtctgtcttttgAATCTCCATGGAAGCCTTCTCTGGGCAAGGCTCTGCTAATCAAGCCTGAAGCATAAATAGCAATGGTCATACATAAATGGAACTTTGACACAGACATGCGTACTTGGATAATGGTTCTAGACTACCTTCAAATGGTGCCCCTTCCCTGCCGGGGTGGCCCCGACTAATGGGTCCCTCCATCATGTCATAAGTGCGTTTCAACTCGTGGCCAGTTCTGGGACTACGGGTATTTTCCCTTGGGTTCTTGATGGCTTTTGAATGGATACAATGAGAATGACATTGGGGTGTTTGTTCAAATATAGCAACCATGATAGAGGACATGGTCAGCCAGCACGCATACCATCATAAGAGAGGATGTGACCACTCTTGCTCTCGTAGATAACGTGTCCTTTAGTCAACTGGTCTCGTGCCTTGTCAGAGTTACTCAAGTCTTCTGTGGCCAGTTTTGTGATGGTGCCCTTCAGCAGGTCAGCAGCAACGGTTGATTGGGAAAGGGCTGGTGTgccctagaaaaaaaatgatacaaaaaaagatgacaaataacacatttctaTTGCATTTTCCCATCTTTTGTCCTTTACCTGAGTGATTGATCCTCTAAAAGACAGATTGTCCCCCATTTTTGCCAGATTTCCTCTACCATCATGTattgctgaagaaaaaaaaaacaaaaaaggcaacATATAATTACAGCAAGAACAGTTTGAAACATTACCAGTGACCAATATATCACTTTTTTCATGCATTCCTGCAAACTACTTTGAATTTGCCAATGTTAATTGCGTGCAATTGAGCCCAATTCTAGTTATGTGGGTGTCCTACCAGACTTATTGGGATCTTGGTGTCGAGGCAAGCCCAAAGAAATGGAGCCCACTGTGTTCTTACTCCCGTCAGTCCCATAAATAGCGTGCGAAGGTAGGTACGTGCCTGGGGTTCCctgaaataagagaaacataaaAGAGCAACTTAACTCACagtaaaataattgaaaaggtAAGGAAGTAGCATTGGTGGAATTGCCATGAGTTCTTACCTGAGATATTGAGCCTCCATGAATGAAGGATGGCTTATCTGTGGGTTTGGTGGTTGGaatgagaggaggaggagagggaaTGTTAGGAGGTCGACTGGGCCTGCTGAAAGCCATGCGGGTTCCATCTGGCAGACTCTGGATCAGCTGGTTGGGGGCTGGGTGGAGCACTGAGAAGAATGTTGgaacaaagaggaaaaacacTGAGAATTGATAACATATGGACAACAATTCAAGTGATTTTGGCTGAATTAACATCATTAATCTGCAAACTTAGAATGAGAGTTTAACCTACAggctctgattttttttaaataaacaattcatttaattaaaaaaacaaattgcagaGCTAAAAATGTTTTCGGCTAGTTTAAGTCTGCATGGAAGTAACCAAGTCTAAACAATTCAAATGGTAAAAAACAAGTCCATCCAACATTCACCTTGGAAATGAAACCAACTCCATGATTGGTCATTGTCTCCTTTCTACTCAGACTTGGGACTAGAACATTAATTTAACACCTTAAAACAAAGCTAGAGGCAATCTTTGAAATTAGCCAGCAAGTGGAAAAGGGAGTTTAATCTTTTATATGTTGGTTCTGCACTGCAGCCAATTTAATAAGGAGAACTTATTAGTCTGGGTGAGGGTGGCTAATATCAACAGTAGAATGTTTTGGAGGCAGTTGAGAGAGTAGACAAGAAGAAGGTGAAGATGTGTGCTTTTACCTGGCGGCACACTGTAGCGGAAAGCATTATGAAGATTGGGATCAGGCTGGGGTGAGGACTTGCTTAGATCCCTGGGGGAGAGTCTGTAAGGAGAGCCCGGCCGGCCAGGATGGGCCTCCTGGTCCAGAGCCATCTTCATGTCATAAGACATGTAGGGAAGGGGCTTACCTGGAGTGCACAGGTGTAAGGACGGAAGGGAAGACCAtcacttacaaaaaaagaataactcATTGAGCA
The nucleotide sequence above comes from Stigmatopora argus isolate UIUO_Sarg chromosome 22, RoL_Sarg_1.0, whole genome shotgun sequence. Encoded proteins:
- the ncor1 gene encoding nuclear receptor corepressor 1 isoform X3, whose product is MSSSSGYPPNQGSFSTEQSRYPSHSVQYTFSGTRHHQDFTVPDYRSHIQDPQGRRRPSLLSEFHPGTERPPERRHGYEHQFHSITTQAEHEALETKRPRVESIAEAHITRTSSSAGGVPLAMHHTLQDSLRAAVEVKKESPFSVKVECPSPGGGTTLHLGEDHDTSPSKLSKEELIQSMDRVDREIAKVEQQIFKLKKKQQQLEEEAAKPVEPEKPVTPPPVEHKHRSIVQIIYDENRKKAEEAHKILEGLGPKVELPLYNQPSDTKVYHDNIKTNQVMRKKLILFFKRRNHARKQREQKICQRYDQLMEAWEKKVERMENNPRRKAKDSRTREYYERQFPEIRKQREQQERFQRVGQRGTGLSATIARSEHEISEIIDGLSEQENNEKQMRQLSVIPPMMYDSEQRRVKFINMNGLMDDPMKVYKARQFMNVWTEHEKEIFKDKFVQHPKNFGLIASYLERKCVADCVLYYYLTKKNHNYKTLVRRNYGRRRGRNQVMSCHLKNPSIQITRPSQEEKSEDKNEEEKSEKCEKKEDEEKKDEEEKDEKEESRDIGKDKDKCDGAEDEDGKEQNTPRGRKTANSQGRRKGRITTRSMANEAATVAAEEAPPPASEAAVPGPPQLHKSDAAQKTTKEPTKPPTPVASLESKAGAGETGETSRWTEEEMEVAKKGLVEHGRNWTAIAKMVGTKSEAQCKNFYFNYKRRHNLDNLLQQHKQDTRRARADRSQGEGLTTASPDDDDDNADDSEGGVNSSDTESAPSPSQTDPTKSGDSKRADNTAADAPHNADPDALASNAKTSEPSYGQLRVKEEKSPEGGAASHEEKSSVSSYSGVVNPKPEPQDVDMKSGEVLVKMEPEVKEKGDRGEHSDRPKELHSDNDSSATCSADEDVDAEPERQRILSMEKPSLLHPTGTVLVSSPKQILNNIQQMHQRAAAIPPMVPYGPSPVPISGFAMLQHQIKAAHASAHQEEKQRQDQGELERRPPFNTRSPTLLDRDGKPLPYMSYDMKMALDQEAHPGRPGSPYRLSPRDLSKSSPQPDPNLHNAFRYSVPPVLHPAPNQLIQSLPDGTRMAFSRPSRPPNIPSPPPLIPTTKPTDKPSFIHGGSISQGTPGTYLPSHAIYGTDGSKNTVGSISLGLPRHQDPNKSAIHDGRGNLAKMGDNLSFRGSITQGTPALSQSTVAADLLKGTITKLATEDLSNSDKARDQLTKGHVIYESKSGHILSYDAIKNPRENTRSPRTGHELKRTYDMMEGPISRGHPGREGAPFEGLISRALPREGFHGDSKDRQIITGSIMQGTPRSAPDTYEDILKYGKQIKRESPPIRSFDGGIGKGKPYEGVNTIKETGRSIHEIPRQEQSGQDLRKTPDLSDRRVIEGAMSQIHSLNQPTIKHNVKSLITSPSKLAHSLPQLEAMERSKYEESKAVRHTSVVNSTASVLRSTHQEAAKSQLSPSMYEDANARRTPVNYSSNSVTRGSPMLGRSSDGAKSGVHERKNSLTPTQRDSVPAKSPVSGGDPRASHSPFDPHHRQVVPGEVYRAHLPPHLDPSLAFHRVIDPAFMFPRQPSPTAYHNTYQLYTMENTRQTILNDYITSQQMQVIPRPDMPRGVSPREQQAPMPYSAGSRGIIDLAQMPPTILLPHPGGTGTPTLERIAYLPGAQPPFTTRAFNPTSISPGHQAHLAAAAAAAASVERERERDREQQEKEREKEREQRDREIRERERERANDYIRGGVVEQPGRPASQGYLHSPSPSLRTQEVVVQQRPSIFQGKSVITSLMPHSAAAATSTSQSNSRYSTAADALAALVDIAASAPPVDLAKVKENKRDERDEELSSGARRAAGISEQQQQQQQEPDRRAVPYGAMALPGGKPHPAYTEGKDKGAQSSKSRIEEELRTRGKTTIVLSNFIDVLITQQIAPEKDSRERSSQSSDSSNSLSSNRYDNPSAGAIEAISPASSPVHSQQDKVDEGQQIAAGMRAYDMSRYRSSAEPTQPSSQQPPSSQADGYSQIPKTHRVMTLADHISHIITQDFARNQEPPPVSSSASSTFQNAMPHASSSSRAKAPSRYSPESQIQASHHHRPPSRVSPENATDKARSRPGKSPERGGRQMENYEPISPPQSYQGLEKQESGGAVSQRREVDSSEIRNDSRSPGSVSYLPSFFTKLENTSPMVKSKKQEIFRKLNSTSGVGDSDVGNAQPGTEIFNLPAVTSSGSINPRNHSFSDPASNLGLEDIIRKALMGNLEDRAEEHQGAIGNTSNTNTDIRQESNPSPSIVKQKQGKVSNRKSKSPNLGQTYSGGDRPSSVSSVHSEGDYHRQAQAQSQWSWDDRPSSAGSMQFPYNPLTMRIMSTTPPTSVSSPSVQSQQQQPQPPPPPQQQSLPAGAPTGQQRVWQSLLSEQYEALSDSDD